The sequence GGGAGCCATGAAGCCCTGAGCGAGCAGCGAGATCTGGGCCATCATCCGGCGGAAGACGACGAAGCCGAGGATGGACATCGCGACCGCGGCGAGGAGACCGACCTGGGCCTCGGTGTTGCGGAGGAGGTCGTGCCGCGAGAAGAGGTAGACGAAGAGGAGGATCGGCAAGAGCGCCGACAGCGCGAAGACCACCGAGGCCGCCTCGCGGAGGCTCATGCTGCGCGGACGACGCTGACCCTGCTTCATGTCTCTCTACCTTATTTTCTGGATCTCGACGGCCACCAGCCGATCACGCTCCTGCCGCACGGTGATCCGCACCCGGTCGCCGCGCCGCAGGTCGGCGGCGTCGAGGAGCCCGGGCGTCTCCGCGTACAGAGCCATCGACTGCATCTCGTCCATGAAGCCGGGCACCGCATCGTGCTTCACCAGCATGAGTGCATCGGGCCCCCGCGCCTCGAAGACCCCGGTCACCCGGTAGAGCCCGCGGCCCGGAAATGCGGCCCGGTAGCTCCCCCAGATGCCGGCGGCGAAGCCGGCGAGCAGCAGGAGGAAGAGAGCGGGGACGGCTGCCCGCCGGAGCGTTATCGCTGGATCTCACGCATCGGCGCCACGCTCCGACTCGCGCGCGTGACGCCGGACGGGCGACCTACTCGAGTTCTTCGACCGGAGGGACCTTGCCGGCCACGTGCTCCGGAGTGAGGACCCAGGTTCCGCCGCAGCCTTCCTTGAACGTGGCGACCGCGGCGCGATAGCCGGAGCCGAAGGTGAGCAGCATGACGCCGGCGCTCGCGATGCTGCCGAGGCCGCAGACGATCGCCTTGCCCGGCACGTACACGACGTTCAGGAAGCCGGCCCCGACGCGGTCGGAGTCGGCGACGTCCGCGTCGACCGGAGCGGTCGAGGGCTCGGCGGCCTGCACCATCGCGACCCGCGACAGCAGCGGGCCCGTCAGCGCCATCACCGCGACGAGCAGCGCGCACAACCCCTTCGTGGCAACCCGCATGATGTGTCTCCTCTTGTGCCGGCGTGTGTTCCCGGCGACGTTCACGACGACGCGGTCGTCAACATGCACGCCTCTAAGATACCCGAACTGAATATCTGGACCTACATCGCGCGACCGCTCCGGCCCGCCCCGGCTCCTCGGGCTCGCGCAGCGCACCCGCGGGCAAAACCACTGAATTATCTTGGGAATCAACGGCTTGAGCCCCCTCGACATCGCGTGGCGCCGGTCGTAGACTCTCTGCGTGCCGGCCAACGACGCGTAGCTCGGACCGCCCCTCAGTGCAAGGAGACCGCCCATGAAGATCGTCCGCTTCTCTCAGAATGGTCATGCCCCCCGCCTCGGCTGCTACCTCGGACAGGACCGTATCGCGGATCTCGAGGCGAGCGCCACTGCGTTCCTGGCCTCGAAGGGCGTCGTGCGGGCGGCCACCATCGCGTCGGCGCTCTTCCCCGCCGACAGCACCCGCGGCTTCCTCGAAGGCGGCAGCGCGAGTCAGGACATGCTGTCCTCGATGATGGACACGGCCCGCGGCGGCAAGTTCCAGCCCGTGGCCTTCCCCGCCGCGTCGGTTCGGCTGCACGCGCCCATCGCGGATCCCGGCAAGTTCATCTGCATCGGGCTGAACTACAAGGACCACGCGGCCGAGACCAACAATCCCGCGCCCAAGGAGCCGCCGGTCTTCCCCAAGTGGGCGAACGCGATCCAGGACCCGGGCGAGCCCATCCTGCGCCCCCGGGGCGAGAAGACCCTCGACTGGGAGGTGGAGCTCGGGGTGGTGATCGGCCGGACCGCACGCTTCGTCAAGCGCGAGCAGGCGCTCGACTACGTGTACGGCTACACGATCATCAACGACGCGAGCGCGCGTGACTTCCAGTTCCACACGAGCCAGTGGGGCGCGGGCAAGGCGGGGGATACGCTCGCCCCGGTCGGTCCCTACATCGCGGACCGGGCCGAGATTCCGGATCCGCACGTGCTCGACCTGAAGACCTGGGTCAACGGCACGTTGATGCAGAACGGCTCCACCCGGAACTTCATCTTCGACGTGGGCTACATCATCCAGTACCTGACCAACTTCATGACGCTGTCGCCGGGTGACCTCATCGCCACCGGGACCCCCGCCGGCGTGGGATTCTCGCGCAAGCCGCAGATCACGCTGCAGCCGGGCGACACGGTCAAGCTGGAGATCACGGGGCTGGGCGTGCTCGAGAACACCGTGAAGGATGCCTAGCAGGATGCGGAAAAACTCGACTTTTGATGGTCGAGTCGATTGAGGAGTCGGCTACGATGCGCGTAACTCACGTCGAGGAGGCGCGCATGCGGGGCGACGATCACCAACAGGCCGCGATGTGGAGCTACATTTCGCCAGAGCAGCGAGTGCCGGCCGACCATCCACTGCGCCCGATTCGAAGGATGGTGGATGCGATCTTGGCCGACTTGTCCCCGGAATTCGCCACGCTCTACGCCCCGGTGGGCCGGCCGTCGATCCCGCCCGAGAAACTGTTGCGGGCCCTGCTGCTGCAGGTGCTCTACAGCACGCGCAGCGAGCGGCTGCTGATGGAGCAGCTGGACTACAACCTGCTCTTCCGCTGGTTCGTCGGGCTGAACCTGGATGATCCCATCTGGGACGCCACGGTGTTCA is a genomic window of Candidatus Methylomirabilota bacterium containing:
- a CDS encoding fumarylacetoacetate hydrolase family protein, whose product is MKIVRFSQNGHAPRLGCYLGQDRIADLEASATAFLASKGVVRAATIASALFPADSTRGFLEGGSASQDMLSSMMDTARGGKFQPVAFPAASVRLHAPIADPGKFICIGLNYKDHAAETNNPAPKEPPVFPKWANAIQDPGEPILRPRGEKTLDWEVELGVVIGRTARFVKREQALDYVYGYTIINDASARDFQFHTSQWGAGKAGDTLAPVGPYIADRAEIPDPHVLDLKTWVNGTLMQNGSTRNFIFDVGYIIQYLTNFMTLSPGDLIATGTPAGVGFSRKPQITLQPGDTVKLEITGLGVLENTVKDA